A region from the Anoplolepis gracilipes chromosome 2, ASM4749672v1, whole genome shotgun sequence genome encodes:
- the Ap-2mu gene encoding AP-2 complex subunit mu gives MIGGLFVYNHKGEVLISRVYRDDIGRNAVDAFRVNVIHARQQVRSPVTNIARTSFFHIKRANIWLAAVTKQNVNAAMVFELLLKIIDVMQSYFGKISEENIKNNFVLIYELLDEILDFGYPQNCDTGVLKTFITQQGVKSATKEEQAQITSQVTGQIGWRREGIKYRRNELFLDVLEYVNLLMSPQGQVLSAHVAGKVVMKSYLSGMPECKFGINDKIVMESKGMKGGGGLGGGGDDPTGARSGKPVVVIDDCQFHQCVKLSKFETEHSISFIPPDGEFELMRYRTTKDISLPFRVIPLVREVGRTKMEVKAVLKSNFKPSLLGQKIEVRVPTPLNTAGVQLICLKGKAKYKASENAIVWKIKRMAGMKETQLSAEIDLLETDTKKKWTRPPISMNFEVPFAPSGFKVRYLKVFESKLNYSDHDVIKWVRYIGRSGLYETRC, from the exons ATGATTGGAGgtttatttgtttacaatCATAAGGGGGAGGTACTCATCTCCCGAGTGTATCGAGATGATATTGGCCGGAATGCAGTTGACGCATTTCGCGTCAATGTCATTCATGCACGACAGCAAGTACGTTCTCCAGTAACCAACATTGCCAGAACATCGTTTTTCCATATAAAGCGTGCTAATATTTGGTTAGCTGCTGTCACCAAACAAAATGTTAACGCAGCTATGGTATTTGAATTGCTGTTGAAGATCATAGATGTTATGCAGTCATATTTTGGCAAGATATCAGAAGAAAACatcaaaaacaattttgtgcTTATTTATGAGCTACTTGATG AGATACTCGACTTTGGATATCCACAGAATTGTGACACAGGAGTGTTGAAAACGTTTATCACTCAACAGGGAGTGAAATCAGCTACCAAGGAGGAACAGGCTCAAATAACATCGCAAGTCACTGGTCAGATTGGATGGAGACGAGAGGGTATTAAGTACAGACGCAATGAACTCTTCCTAGATGTACTTGAATATGTGAATTTATTGATGAGTCCTCAGGGCCAGGTTCTTAGCGCACACGTTGCtggaaaa GTTGTAATGAAATCCTATTTGTCTGGTATGCCGGAATGCAAGTTTGGAATTAACGATAAGATTGTTATGGAATCTAAGGGCATGAAAGGAGGCGGCGGACTCGGTGGCGGTGGAGATGATCCCACAGGTGCTAGATCCGGCAAACCGGTTGTCGTTATTGATGACTGCCAATTCCATCAGTGCGTTAAACTTAGCAAATTTGAGACGGAGCATTCCATTAGTTTTATACCACCGGATGGTGAATTTGAATTGATGAG ATATCGTACCACGAAAGATATATCATTGCCCTTCCGTGTAATACCATTAGTACGCGAGGTAGGCCGCACGAAGATGGAGGTCAAAGCGGTTCTAAAATCAAACTTCAAGCCATCATTGCTGGGACAGAAAATAGAAGTACGCGTGCCAACGCCATTGAACACTGCTGGTGTGCAGTTGATATGTCTGAAAGGTAAGGCAAAATACAAGGCATCGGAGAATGCGATCGTATGGAAGATCAAGCGCATGGCTGGCATGAAGGAGACGCAACTGTCCGCCGAGATCGATTTGCTAGAGACGGACACGAAGAAAAAATGGACGAGGCCGCCAATATCGATGAACTTTGAGGTTCCGTTTGCGCCTTCCGGCTTCAAAGTACGCTACTTGAAAGTATTCGAGTCCAAATTGAATTATTCCGATCACGATGTGATTAAATGGGTCCGCTACATAGGACGCAGTGGCTTATACGAGACACGGTGTTAA